The Synechocystis sp. PCC 7509 genome includes a window with the following:
- a CDS encoding transposase encodes MLKPHLTRYWLNANPQNPETFKQLSEQICQPYHQAQELNSNNIRIISTDEMTGIQALERAYPTDTIKPGKIEFQEFEYIRHGTLSLIASWDVASGGIYHSTISPTRNEKDFNDHIAATIATKPSDGWIFVTDQLNTHKSSSLVQLIVTNCGIDIDLGIKGKSGIIHSMKSPAAFLTDITHRIHFVYTPLHSSWLNQIECWFSILVRRLLRRGNFTSTGDLKSSGGDKRSRNHAVRSL; translated from the coding sequence ATGTTGAAACCACATCTAACTCGTTACTGGCTGAATGCCAATCCTCAAAATCCTGAAACATTTAAACAACTTTCCGAGCAAATTTGCCAGCCATACCATCAGGCTCAAGAATTAAATAGCAATAACATACGTATCATAAGTACTGATGAGATGACGGGTATTCAGGCTCTGGAGAGAGCATATCCAACAGATACAATCAAACCCGGTAAAATCGAATTTCAAGAATTTGAGTATATTCGACATGGAACACTTTCTTTAATCGCATCATGGGACGTGGCATCTGGAGGGATATATCATTCTACGATTAGTCCTACACGCAACGAAAAGGATTTTAACGATCACATCGCTGCGACTATCGCTACCAAACCATCTGATGGATGGATTTTTGTCACCGACCAACTTAATACTCATAAGTCTTCGTCCTTAGTCCAACTTATCGTAACCAATTGTGGTATTGATATCGATTTGGGAATTAAGGGGAAGTCTGGGATAATACATTCAATGAAGTCTCCTGCAGCCTTTTTGACTGATATAACTCATCGTATCCACTTTGTTTATACTCCTCTTCATAGCTCGTGGCTTAATCAAATTGAGTGTTGGTTCAGTATCCTAGTACGTCGTTTGCTTCGGCGGGGTAATTTTACTTCAACGGGCGACCTCAAATCTTCAGGGGGCGACAAGCGCTCCAGAAACCATGCAGTAAGAAGCTTATAG
- a CDS encoding helix-turn-helix domain-containing protein: MGQVTKACSHLEKETIKQKIKLASSHWDRQKWLVIYNALADPRLSAQIARHCGVSQGFVRKVIQQYNRTGEIGLSTPGKGGRRNCYLSWDEEKQLIDGFKEKARRGQIATAIQIKLA; the protein is encoded by the coding sequence GTGGGTCAAGTAACGAAAGCCTGTTCTCACTTAGAAAAGGAGACAATCAAGCAAAAAATAAAGTTAGCGTCCTCTCATTGGGATAGACAAAAATGGCTTGTGATCTACAATGCACTAGCAGACCCTAGACTATCGGCTCAGATTGCGCGTCATTGTGGGGTGTCCCAAGGATTTGTCAGAAAAGTAATTCAGCAATATAACCGCACTGGAGAAATTGGATTATCTACTCCAGGCAAAGGAGGTAGACGTAATTGCTATTTAAGTTGGGATGAGGAAAAACAACTAATAGATGGGTTTAAAGAAAAAGCCCGTCGTGGTCAAATAGCCACCGCAATTCAAATTAAACTTGCTTAG
- a CDS encoding helix-turn-helix domain-containing protein, which yields MPHPIARAIVLSEKQRHLLEAIIRTHTNPYRLVQRAQVILYAASSLTNTEISLLVRLTRNRVRLWRNRFNDAVEELNQAESEDRNDQGLRRKILLVLMDEQRRGSPGKFSIEEIVQIVALACELPATSGLPVTHWTPTELARESVKRGIVTQISPRSVGRFLKSSNVETTSNSLLAECQSSKS from the coding sequence GTGCCTCACCCTATAGCAAGGGCGATCGTACTATCAGAGAAACAAAGGCATCTGTTAGAGGCGATAATTCGTACTCACACAAATCCTTATCGATTGGTGCAAAGAGCGCAAGTGATATTGTACGCGGCTTCATCTCTAACGAATACAGAGATTTCATTGTTGGTAAGGTTAACAAGAAATCGTGTCAGGTTATGGCGAAATCGATTTAATGATGCAGTAGAAGAATTAAATCAAGCAGAGTCAGAGGATAGGAATGATCAAGGACTACGGAGAAAAATCCTTTTGGTTCTCATGGACGAACAGCGACGGGGTAGTCCAGGGAAATTCAGTATTGAAGAAATAGTCCAAATTGTTGCCCTTGCCTGTGAACTACCAGCAACGTCAGGACTGCCAGTGACGCACTGGACACCAACGGAACTCGCCCGCGAATCAGTAAAACGTGGCATAGTTACACAAATTTCGCCCCGCAGTGTGGGTCGTTTTTTAAAATCAAGTAATGTTGAAACCACATCTAACTCGTTACTGGCTGAATGCCAATCCTCAAAATCCTGA